A region from the Hypericibacter adhaerens genome encodes:
- a CDS encoding gamma-glutamyltransferase family protein, with product MFKTRPEINGTFGVVTSTHWLATAAGMSILEKGGNAFDAAVATGTSLHVVEPHQNGPGGEMPLVLYAADRKEIKVICGQGSAPKAATADAFRRLGLDVIPGNGLLPAVVPGSFGAWMVLLAEYGSLSLREVLTPALTYARDGFYLLPNTATIIGNVATLFRTDWVASAEVWLPSGEVPKARSRFRRPHLAATFERILREAEAASGNRKGQIEAARKAFYEGFVAEAVDRFFRNSELLDTTGKRHRGLLTGEDLANWRATIEAPATYEYGDYTVCKAGPWTQGPAFLQQLALLKGFDLKAMGPNSAEFVHTVTECAKLAFADRDAYYGDPNFTKVPLETLLSDGYNRERRKLIKDTASLELRPGKIPGVDSHLIIRPKGSTAIATPESLDFNYPKPKTLDDPEPPATGDTTHFDIIDRHGNMISGTPSGSSLHMAPVVAGLGFGMPARAQMFWLEPDLPGTVMPGKRPRTTLTPTIALRDGVPYMAFGTPGGDCQDQWSLQMFLRHVHFDMDLQEAIDAPAFHTYHLVDSFFPREYDAGHLAIEDNIGAEALRELKRRGHRLEIYDPYLLGYVTAAATRDGLLKAAASPREAQCYAAGR from the coding sequence ATGTTCAAGACGCGGCCGGAGATCAACGGCACGTTCGGCGTCGTCACCTCGACCCACTGGCTGGCGACCGCCGCCGGCATGTCGATCCTGGAGAAAGGGGGCAATGCCTTCGACGCGGCGGTCGCGACCGGGACCTCGCTCCATGTGGTCGAGCCGCACCAGAACGGCCCGGGCGGCGAGATGCCGCTCGTGCTCTATGCCGCCGATCGCAAGGAGATCAAGGTCATCTGCGGCCAGGGCAGCGCACCCAAAGCCGCCACGGCCGATGCCTTCCGGAGGCTCGGGCTCGACGTCATCCCGGGCAATGGGCTGCTGCCGGCGGTCGTGCCCGGCTCGTTCGGCGCCTGGATGGTGCTGCTGGCCGAGTATGGCAGCCTGTCTCTGCGCGAGGTCCTCACCCCTGCCCTCACTTACGCCCGCGACGGGTTCTATCTCCTGCCCAACACCGCCACGATCATCGGCAATGTCGCGACCCTGTTCCGCACCGACTGGGTGGCCTCGGCCGAGGTCTGGCTGCCCAGCGGCGAGGTACCGAAGGCAAGGAGCCGTTTCCGCCGCCCGCATCTTGCCGCCACCTTCGAGCGCATCCTGCGCGAGGCGGAGGCCGCCAGCGGCAACCGCAAGGGCCAGATCGAGGCGGCGCGAAAGGCCTTCTATGAAGGCTTCGTCGCCGAGGCGGTCGACCGTTTCTTCCGCAACAGCGAGCTGCTCGACACCACGGGCAAACGCCATCGCGGGTTGCTGACAGGCGAGGATCTCGCCAACTGGCGCGCCACGATCGAGGCGCCGGCCACCTACGAATACGGCGACTATACGGTCTGCAAGGCCGGCCCCTGGACGCAAGGCCCCGCCTTCCTGCAGCAACTGGCGCTCCTCAAGGGATTCGACCTGAAGGCGATGGGGCCCAACAGCGCCGAGTTCGTCCACACCGTCACCGAATGCGCCAAGCTCGCCTTCGCCGACCGTGACGCCTATTACGGCGACCCCAACTTCACCAAGGTCCCCCTCGAGACCCTGCTCAGCGACGGCTACAACCGCGAGCGGCGCAAGCTGATCAAAGACACGGCCTCCCTGGAGTTGCGCCCTGGCAAGATCCCGGGGGTGGATTCCCATCTCATCATCAGGCCCAAGGGCTCGACCGCGATCGCGACGCCGGAATCGCTCGACTTCAACTATCCAAAACCCAAGACGCTGGACGATCCGGAGCCGCCCGCGACCGGCGACACCACGCATTTCGACATCATCGACCGGCATGGCAACATGATCTCGGGCACCCCCAGCGGATCGTCGCTCCATATGGCGCCGGTGGTGGCGGGGCTGGGATTCGGCATGCCGGCGCGCGCGCAGATGTTCTGGCTCGAGCCGGACCTGCCAGGCACCGTGATGCCGGGGAAGCGGCCGCGCACGACGCTGACCCCGACGATCGCGCTGCGCGACGGCGTGCCCTACATGGCGTTCGGCACGCCGGGCGGCGACTGCCAGGACCAGTGGTCCCTGCAGATGTTCCTGCGCCATGTCCATTTCGACATGGACCTGCAGGAGGCGATCGACGCGCCCGCCTTCCACACCTATCACCTCGTCGATTCCTTCTTTCCGCGCGAGTATGACGCGGGGCACCTGGCGATCGAGGACAATATCGGCGCGGAGGCGCTGCGCGAGCTCAAGCGGCGGGGTCATCGGCTCGAGATCTACGATCCCTACCTGCTGGGCTATGTCACCGCGGCCGCGACCCGCGACGGGCTGCTGAAGGCCGCGGCCAGCCCGCGCGAGGCGCAATGCTATGCGGCGGGACGCTGA
- a CDS encoding gamma-glutamyltransferase family protein, with protein MITSRPEIVGTFGVVATTHWLATNAAMSILEKGGNAFDAAAAAGFVHHIVEPDQNGPGGDVPIILWSARHRKLEVICGQGVAPAAATVARMKALGLDVLPGTGHLPAVVPGSFGAWMVLLREHGQLPLREIMTPAITVARDGFLVKPEVAALLRQTGSFIKEYWPSTAAVFLPNGEAPASGSLLRVPAQAESYERILREAEAAGGDRVRQIEAARHAWYQGFVAEAVDRFFRQKVMDTSGEAHAGFLTGQDMAQWSPPIEAPVTLDYDRYTVCKPGPWAQSPVLLQQLALLKGFDIAGMDHCGPDFVHLVQECTKLALADREAFYGDPAFVDVPLDRLLSEGYNAERRKLIGAQASLEMRPGHIEGKGGRIFLRARGSTRSAHAETTVGAEEDGSGVLTWAEFLARTRGDTCHLDIIDRWGNMISATPSGGWMTGSPVVQGLGFCVSARGQMFWLDESHPNGLAPGKRPRTTLTPGLALRDGEPYMAFGTPGGDQQDQWSLHAFLRHVHHGLNLQEAIDAPGFYTEHMPSSFYPREWDPGHLAVESEFPKATLAELDRRGHRLQIYPRWGHYNSMTMATRADGMLRAAASPRRMQCYAIGR; from the coding sequence GTGATCACGTCCCGCCCGGAGATCGTCGGAACCTTCGGCGTCGTCGCGACCACGCATTGGCTGGCGACGAACGCGGCGATGTCGATCCTGGAGAAGGGCGGCAATGCTTTCGACGCGGCAGCGGCAGCGGGTTTCGTGCATCACATCGTCGAGCCCGATCAGAACGGTCCCGGTGGCGATGTGCCGATCATCCTCTGGAGTGCCCGGCACCGGAAGCTCGAGGTGATCTGCGGCCAGGGCGTGGCGCCCGCCGCCGCGACCGTGGCGCGCATGAAGGCACTCGGTCTCGACGTGCTGCCGGGAACGGGCCATCTGCCGGCGGTGGTGCCGGGCTCCTTCGGCGCCTGGATGGTGCTGCTGCGCGAGCATGGGCAGCTGCCGCTGCGCGAGATCATGACGCCCGCCATCACGGTCGCGCGCGACGGCTTCCTGGTGAAGCCGGAGGTGGCGGCGTTGCTGCGCCAGACGGGGAGCTTCATCAAGGAATACTGGCCGAGCACGGCCGCGGTTTTCCTGCCGAACGGCGAGGCGCCGGCCTCGGGTTCGCTGCTGCGCGTGCCGGCGCAGGCCGAAAGCTACGAGCGCATCCTGCGCGAGGCCGAGGCCGCCGGCGGCGACCGCGTCCGGCAGATCGAGGCCGCGCGTCATGCCTGGTATCAGGGCTTCGTCGCCGAGGCCGTCGACCGCTTCTTCCGGCAGAAGGTGATGGATACCAGCGGCGAGGCCCATGCCGGGTTTCTGACCGGCCAGGACATGGCGCAATGGTCGCCTCCGATCGAGGCGCCGGTCACGCTCGACTACGATCGCTACACGGTCTGCAAGCCGGGTCCCTGGGCGCAGAGCCCGGTGTTGCTGCAGCAGCTGGCCCTGCTCAAGGGTTTCGACATCGCCGGCATGGATCATTGCGGGCCGGACTTCGTCCATCTGGTCCAGGAATGCACCAAGCTGGCGCTGGCCGATCGCGAAGCTTTCTATGGCGACCCGGCCTTCGTCGACGTGCCGCTCGATCGCCTCCTGTCTGAAGGCTACAACGCCGAGCGCCGCAAGCTGATCGGTGCGCAGGCCTCGCTCGAGATGCGTCCCGGCCATATCGAGGGCAAGGGCGGCCGGATCTTCCTGCGCGCCCGTGGTTCGACGCGCTCGGCCCATGCGGAAACGACCGTCGGTGCCGAGGAGGACGGCAGCGGCGTGCTGACCTGGGCCGAGTTCCTGGCCCGGACGCGTGGCGATACCTGCCATCTCGATATCATCGACCGCTGGGGCAACATGATCTCGGCGACGCCCAGCGGCGGCTGGATGACGGGATCGCCCGTGGTGCAGGGGCTCGGCTTCTGCGTGTCGGCCCGCGGCCAGATGTTCTGGCTCGACGAGAGCCACCCCAACGGGCTGGCGCCGGGCAAGCGGCCGCGCACGACGCTCACGCCGGGCCTGGCGCTGCGCGACGGCGAGCCCTACATGGCCTTCGGCACGCCCGGCGGCGACCAGCAGGATCAATGGTCGCTCCATGCCTTCCTGCGCCATGTCCATCACGGGCTCAACCTGCAGGAGGCGATCGACGCGCCGGGCTTCTATACCGAACATATGCCGAGCTCGTTCTATCCGCGCGAATGGGATCCCGGTCATCTCGCGGTCGAATCCGAGTTCCCCAAGGCGACGCTGGCCGAGCTCGACCGGCGCGGCCATCGGCTCCAGATCTATCCGCGCTGGGGCCACTACAACTCGATGACCATGGCGACGCGCGCCGATGGCATGCTGCGGGCGGCCGCGAGCCCGCGGCGCATGCAGTGCTACGCGATCGGGCGCTGA
- the ggt gene encoding gamma-glutamyltransferase, producing MRDFQLPGRSPVRATEAAVATSHPLASLTAIEVLRGGGNAIDAAVAAGAVLAVVEPQSTGIGGDGFMLYAPKGGAKVIAFNGSGRSPAAATLDWYQREGFTGIPTFGPHAVTVPGVIDLWARVVADHGTRELGALLQPAIRYAEEGYVIHDRVAFDWGYCAELLAQDPAAARILLPNGRAPKAGERHRQPELGQTLRRIAEKGRDGFYKGAVAEDMVNHLRSLGGLHTLEDFAAAKGDYVEPVHTNYRGVDLFQLPPNNQGLTALLMLNLLSGFDLGSLDPVGAERLHLELEAGRLAYRDRDGLIADPTKATVPVKELLSKGYADRLRSHIDRARAATELPPPLLNKSETIYLSVVDRDRNAVSFINSIYYSFGSGVMAPKSGVILQNRGASFRMDPAHPNVIAPGKRPMHTIMPGMAVKDGRALMPYGVMGGDYQPMGHVHYLTNLIDFGMDPQAALDAPRVFFSRDLAEIERGVRPDVIAGLQRKGHRTLIAEDPLGGGQGILIDWQAGTLTAGSDPRKDGCALGY from the coding sequence ATGCGCGATTTCCAGCTCCCCGGACGTTCACCGGTCCGTGCCACCGAAGCGGCCGTTGCCACCTCGCATCCGCTCGCCAGCCTGACGGCGATCGAGGTGCTGCGCGGCGGCGGCAACGCGATCGACGCGGCGGTGGCGGCGGGCGCGGTCCTGGCCGTGGTCGAGCCGCAATCGACCGGGATCGGCGGCGACGGGTTCATGCTCTATGCGCCCAAGGGCGGCGCCAAGGTCATCGCCTTCAACGGCTCGGGACGCAGCCCCGCGGCCGCGACGCTCGACTGGTACCAGCGCGAGGGCTTCACCGGCATCCCGACCTTCGGGCCGCATGCCGTGACCGTGCCGGGCGTGATCGATCTCTGGGCGCGGGTGGTGGCGGATCACGGCACGCGCGAGCTGGGGGCGCTGCTGCAGCCCGCCATCCGCTACGCGGAAGAGGGCTATGTCATCCATGACCGCGTGGCGTTCGACTGGGGCTATTGCGCCGAGCTCCTGGCGCAGGATCCGGCCGCCGCCCGCATCCTGCTGCCGAACGGCCGCGCCCCCAAGGCCGGCGAGCGCCATCGCCAGCCCGAGCTCGGCCAGACCCTGCGGCGGATCGCCGAGAAGGGCCGCGACGGTTTCTACAAGGGCGCCGTGGCCGAGGACATGGTCAATCACCTGCGCTCGCTGGGCGGCCTGCACACGCTGGAGGATTTCGCCGCTGCCAAGGGCGACTATGTCGAGCCGGTCCATACGAACTATCGCGGCGTCGATCTGTTCCAGCTTCCACCCAACAATCAGGGCCTGACGGCGCTCCTGATGCTGAACCTGCTCTCGGGCTTCGATCTCGGCTCGCTCGATCCCGTCGGCGCCGAGCGGCTCCATCTCGAGCTCGAGGCGGGGCGCCTCGCCTATCGCGATCGCGACGGGCTGATCGCCGACCCCACCAAGGCGACGGTGCCGGTCAAGGAGCTGCTCTCCAAGGGCTATGCCGACCGGCTGCGGAGCCATATCGACCGGGCGCGGGCGGCGACCGAGTTGCCGCCGCCGCTGCTCAACAAGTCGGAGACGATCTATCTGAGCGTGGTGGACCGCGACCGCAACGCCGTGAGCTTCATCAACTCGATCTACTATTCCTTCGGCAGCGGCGTGATGGCGCCGAAAAGCGGCGTCATCCTGCAGAACCGCGGAGCCAGCTTCCGCATGGACCCCGCCCATCCCAACGTGATCGCGCCGGGCAAGCGGCCGATGCACACCATCATGCCCGGCATGGCCGTGAAGGACGGCCGCGCGCTCATGCCCTATGGCGTCATGGGCGGCGACTACCAGCCCATGGGTCATGTGCATTACCTCACCAACCTGATCGATTTCGGCATGGACCCGCAGGCGGCGCTCGACGCCCCGCGCGTCTTCTTCAGCCGGGATTTGGCGGAGATCGAGCGCGGCGTGCGCCCGGACGTGATCGCGGGCCTCCAGCGCAAGGGCCATCGCACCCTCATCGCCGAGGATCCGCTGGGCGGCGGCCAGGGCATCCTGATCGACTGGCAGGCGGGCACGCTCACCGCCGGCTCCGATCCGCGCAAGGATGGCTGCGCGCTGGGCTACTAG
- a CDS encoding 2-dehydropantoate 2-reductase: MKICIYGAGAIGGFIGARLARAGEEVSLIARGPHLAAMKAKGLKLLSEEGDFTVTPRCAADPAELGPQDYVVLALKAPAVAGIVEQMQPLLGPKTAVVMAVNGVPWWYFHDLDGPWRDRRLKTVDPDDRQWRGIGPGRVLGCVVYPAAEVAEPGVVRHQSGDRFSLGEPDGSKSDRAVALSRAMIAAGLKAPVKPDIRTEIWVKLWGNVAFNPISALTGGTLKRICEDPSTRALARSIMNEAEAVANKLGVKMPIDVERRIEGAAGVGEHKTSMLQDLERGRPTEIDAIVGAVAELGDVVGQDTPYIDAIYALVRQKAALLGVYP, translated from the coding sequence GTGAAGATCTGCATCTACGGCGCCGGCGCCATCGGCGGCTTCATCGGCGCGCGGCTGGCCCGCGCGGGCGAGGAGGTCTCGCTGATCGCGCGCGGGCCCCATCTCGCGGCGATGAAGGCGAAGGGCCTGAAGCTCCTGAGCGAGGAGGGCGATTTCACCGTCACCCCGCGCTGCGCCGCCGATCCGGCCGAGCTGGGCCCGCAGGACTATGTCGTGCTGGCCCTGAAGGCGCCCGCCGTCGCCGGGATCGTCGAGCAGATGCAGCCGCTGCTGGGGCCGAAGACCGCCGTGGTGATGGCGGTCAATGGCGTGCCCTGGTGGTATTTCCACGATCTCGATGGGCCCTGGCGCGACCGGCGTCTCAAGACCGTCGATCCCGACGACCGGCAATGGCGCGGCATCGGTCCCGGCCGGGTGCTGGGCTGCGTGGTCTATCCGGCGGCCGAGGTGGCGGAGCCGGGCGTCGTGCGGCACCAGTCGGGCGACCGCTTCAGCCTTGGCGAACCCGACGGCAGCAAGTCCGACCGGGCCGTGGCGCTGAGCCGCGCCATGATCGCGGCCGGTCTCAAGGCGCCGGTCAAGCCCGATATCCGCACCGAGATCTGGGTCAAGCTCTGGGGCAATGTCGCCTTCAACCCGATCAGCGCGCTCACCGGCGGCACGCTCAAGCGCATCTGCGAGGATCCGTCGACGCGCGCTCTCGCGCGCTCGATCATGAACGAAGCGGAAGCGGTAGCGAACAAGCTCGGCGTCAAGATGCCGATCGATGTCGAGCGCCGGATCGAGGGCGCCGCCGGTGTCGGCGAGCACAAGACCTCGATGCTGCAGGATCTCGAGCGCGGCCGGCCCACCGAGATCGACGCCATCGTCGGCGCCGTGGCCGAGCTGGGCGACGTGGTCGGGCAGGACACGCCCTATATCGACGCGATCTATGCGCTGGTGCGCCAGAAAGCGGCGCTGCTCGGCGTCTATCCCTGA
- a CDS encoding acyl--CoA ligase, translating to MASNTTVRTLIAEGDAGRAAIAAPGVATLSRGRLLQQIDATVAALRGLGIKPNDRVAIVLPNGPEMAVSFLAVASAATAAPLNPAYREEEFDFYLGDLEAKLLIVQAGVESPVRAVAERRGVPIVELTPVAGGPAGSFGLSRNGQPAPSAAASFAGPDDVALVLHTSGTTSRPKQVPLSHRNLVASAGHIRGALALTPQDRCVNIMPLFHIHGLIGALLSSLSAEASVFCTPGFNALKFFAWLDEAEATWYTAVPTMHQAILTRAERNREVIQRRKLRLIRSSSSSLPPPVMAELEATFGCPVLESYGMTEASHQMTSNPLPPRARKPGTVGIAAGPEVAILDGEGNKLPQGEEGEVCIRGPNVTLGYFANPAANASGFIRGWFRTGDQGRFDGEGYLTITGRLKEMINRGGEKIAPREVDEALLAHPAVAQAIAFALPHDKLGEEVAAAVVLREGQSAEEKELREFVSRRLADFKVPKRVLLLPEIPKGATGKPQRIGMAQRLGLA from the coding sequence ATGGCGTCCAATACCACCGTCCGCACCCTGATCGCCGAGGGCGATGCCGGCCGAGCCGCAATCGCGGCCCCTGGCGTGGCGACGCTTTCGCGTGGGCGGTTGCTGCAACAGATCGATGCGACGGTGGCGGCCCTGCGCGGGCTCGGCATCAAGCCGAACGACCGCGTGGCCATCGTGCTGCCGAACGGCCCGGAGATGGCGGTGTCGTTTCTCGCCGTCGCCTCGGCCGCGACCGCGGCCCCGCTCAATCCCGCCTATCGCGAAGAGGAGTTCGATTTCTACCTGGGCGATCTCGAAGCCAAGCTGCTGATCGTCCAGGCGGGCGTCGAATCGCCCGTGCGGGCGGTGGCTGAGCGCCGCGGCGTGCCGATCGTCGAGCTGACGCCGGTTGCGGGCGGTCCCGCGGGCAGCTTCGGCCTGAGCCGGAACGGGCAGCCGGCTCCTTCGGCCGCGGCGAGCTTCGCCGGTCCCGACGACGTGGCGCTCGTGCTCCATACCTCCGGCACCACCTCGCGCCCGAAGCAGGTGCCGCTGAGCCATCGCAACCTGGTGGCCTCGGCCGGCCATATCCGCGGCGCGCTGGCGCTGACGCCGCAGGACCGCTGCGTCAACATCATGCCGCTCTTCCATATCCACGGCCTGATCGGCGCGCTCCTGAGCAGCCTCTCGGCCGAGGCCAGCGTCTTCTGCACGCCGGGCTTCAACGCGCTCAAGTTCTTCGCCTGGCTCGACGAGGCGGAGGCGACCTGGTACACGGCCGTGCCGACCATGCACCAGGCGATCCTGACGCGCGCCGAGCGCAATCGCGAGGTGATCCAGCGGCGCAAGCTCCGCCTGATCCGCTCCTCTTCCTCCTCGCTGCCGCCGCCCGTCATGGCCGAGCTCGAAGCCACCTTCGGCTGCCCGGTGCTGGAATCCTACGGCATGACCGAGGCCTCGCATCAGATGACCAGCAACCCGCTGCCGCCCCGCGCGCGCAAGCCCGGCACGGTCGGCATCGCCGCCGGCCCCGAGGTCGCGATCCTGGATGGCGAAGGCAACAAGCTGCCGCAGGGCGAGGAGGGCGAGGTCTGCATCCGCGGCCCCAACGTGACGCTGGGCTATTTCGCCAACCCGGCCGCCAACGCGTCGGGCTTCATCAGGGGCTGGTTCCGCACCGGCGATCAGGGCCGCTTCGACGGCGAGGGCTACCTCACCATCACCGGCCGCCTCAAGGAGATGATCAACCGGGGTGGCGAGAAGATCGCACCGCGCGAGGTCGACGAGGCGCTCCTGGCGCATCCCGCGGTCGCGCAGGCGATCGCCTTCGCGCTGCCGCATGACAAGCTGGGCGAGGAGGTCGCGGCGGCGGTCGTGCTGCGCGAGGGCCAGTCCGCGGAAGAAAAGGAATTGCGCGAGTTCGTCTCGCGCCGCCTCGCCGATTTCAAGGTGCCCAAGCGCGTGCTGCTGCTGCCGGAGATCCCGAAGGGCGCCACCGGCAAGCCGCAGCGCATCGGCATGGCCCAGCGGCTGGGGCTCGCCTAG
- a CDS encoding FadR/GntR family transcriptional regulator: MQSRLPPERELASQLGLSRSALREGLELLEAEGRIWRHVGKGTFVGERPLHGSVDLNLLSEVTNPEEVIEVRLLFEPLIAGLAALRATPAEIAHLEHLLEKSEAARDAVAWERWDTALHRAVAQAARNKLLLAIFDAFNGMRRQAAWGKLRGETLTLDRLSLYRAHHREYVAAIADRDGPRAEQAMRRHLQTVRDNLLNASAVRPAPVEPAGAPIAQPRHAAIEKRMGGNG; the protein is encoded by the coding sequence ATGCAAAGCCGGCTCCCGCCCGAGCGTGAACTCGCCTCGCAGCTGGGCCTGAGCCGCAGCGCGCTGCGCGAAGGCCTGGAGCTGCTCGAGGCCGAGGGCCGCATCTGGCGGCATGTCGGCAAAGGCACCTTCGTCGGCGAGCGGCCCCTTCATGGCTCGGTCGATCTCAACCTGCTCTCCGAGGTGACGAACCCGGAGGAGGTGATCGAGGTCCGCTTGCTGTTCGAGCCCTTGATCGCGGGCCTCGCCGCCTTGCGCGCGACGCCGGCCGAGATCGCCCATCTCGAGCATCTGCTGGAGAAGAGCGAGGCCGCCCGCGACGCGGTGGCCTGGGAGCGATGGGACACGGCGCTGCACCGGGCGGTGGCGCAGGCCGCGCGCAACAAGCTGTTGCTGGCGATCTTCGATGCCTTCAACGGGATGCGCCGCCAGGCCGCCTGGGGCAAGCTGCGCGGCGAGACCCTTACGCTCGATCGCTTGTCCCTTTACCGCGCCCATCATCGGGAGTATGTCGCGGCCATCGCCGATCGCGACGGACCGCGGGCCGAGCAGGCCATGCGCCGTCATCTGCAAACGGTGCGCGACAATCTGCTGAACGCGTCGGCCGTGCGGCCGGCGCCGGTCGAGCCGGCCGGCGCTCCGATCGCCCAGCCGCGCCACGCAGCCATCGAGAAAAGAATGGGAGGCAATGGATAG
- a CDS encoding GntR family transcriptional regulator, with product MMDGSVEKLPTQAARGKTLKEATYGALKAMILIGELAPGSRLTESALAERLKVSRTPLREALNRLERDGLVTNRPRHGCFVAAFDLKTFEESFGIREVLDGYAAEQAAENASAEDKIRLRGILARSQSLVPPAERSMDQMVEQLQLGLDLHHVIARASGNDQLADTLTRILDRCHHFVWMELLWLDHWNEAHDEHVEIVDAICGGNAERAAGLARHHVRSSRDDIRRLLQARFAYKSALARVS from the coding sequence ATGATGGACGGCAGCGTCGAAAAACTTCCGACCCAGGCGGCCCGTGGCAAGACCCTCAAGGAAGCCACCTATGGCGCGCTGAAGGCGATGATCCTGATCGGCGAGCTGGCGCCGGGCAGCCGGCTGACGGAAAGCGCGCTCGCGGAGCGCCTCAAGGTCAGCCGCACGCCTTTGCGCGAGGCGCTCAACCGGCTCGAGCGCGACGGGCTCGTCACCAACCGCCCGCGCCATGGCTGTTTCGTCGCCGCCTTCGACCTCAAGACCTTCGAGGAATCCTTCGGCATCCGCGAGGTGCTCGACGGCTATGCCGCCGAGCAGGCGGCGGAGAATGCGAGCGCCGAGGACAAGATCAGGCTGCGCGGGATCCTGGCGCGCTCGCAGTCGCTGGTTCCTCCGGCGGAGCGCTCGATGGACCAGATGGTCGAGCAGCTCCAGCTCGGCCTCGATCTGCATCATGTCATCGCGCGCGCCAGCGGCAACGACCAGCTCGCCGATACGCTGACCCGCATCCTCGACCGCTGCCATCATTTCGTCTGGATGGAGCTGCTCTGGCTCGACCATTGGAACGAGGCGCATGACGAGCATGTCGAGATCGTCGATGCGATCTGCGGCGGCAACGCCGAGCGCGCCGCCGGCCTCGCCCGCCACCATGTCCGCAGCTCGCGCGACGATATCCGCCGCCTGCTCCAGGCGCGCTTCGCCTACAAGAGCGCGCTGGCCCGCGTCTCCTGA
- a CDS encoding short chain dehydrogenase: MKIVVVGATGTIGKAVVNALQDRHEIVKVGKKGGDLQVDITDTDSIRALFKKAGRFDALVSTAGKVHFGELDKMTEKEFAVGLKDKLMGQVNLVLIGRDHMNDGGSFTLTAGVLSHDPIRYGASASLVNGALESFGRAAAIEMPRGIRINVVSPGVLVESLPVFGEYFRGHEPVPGARVANAYLKSVEGRMTGQVLTVL; this comes from the coding sequence ATGAAGATCGTTGTCGTCGGCGCTACGGGCACCATCGGCAAGGCCGTCGTCAACGCGCTGCAGGATCGTCACGAGATCGTCAAGGTCGGCAAGAAGGGCGGCGACCTCCAGGTGGACATCACGGACACGGATTCGATCCGTGCCCTGTTCAAGAAGGCCGGCCGTTTCGACGCGCTGGTCTCGACGGCCGGCAAGGTCCATTTCGGCGAGCTCGACAAGATGACCGAGAAGGAGTTCGCGGTCGGGCTCAAGGACAAGCTGATGGGCCAGGTCAATCTGGTGCTGATCGGCCGCGATCACATGAACGATGGCGGCTCCTTCACGCTCACGGCCGGCGTGCTGAGCCACGACCCGATCCGCTACGGCGCCTCGGCCAGCCTGGTGAACGGCGCCCTCGAATCCTTCGGCCGCGCGGCCGCGATCGAGATGCCGCGCGGGATCCGCATCAACGTGGTGAGCCCCGGCGTGCTGGTGGAATCGCTGCCGGTGTTCGGCGAGTATTTCCGCGGCCACGAGCCGGTGCCGGGTGCCCGCGTCGCCAATGCCTATCTGAAATCGGTCGAGGGCCGGATGACGGGGCAGGTGCTGACGGTCCTCTAG
- a CDS encoding TetR/AcrR family transcriptional regulator C-terminal domain-containing protein, translated as MLIGEAWRAPGMVRAFDDACAGRGKSVLARWLTQEAAAGRLDLDDPRQAAGMLFGMVIGEPHHRMLIGEGRPPSRSAIETRVRKAVDIFLQGAQRR; from the coding sequence GTGCTGATCGGCGAAGCCTGGCGGGCGCCGGGCATGGTGCGGGCCTTCGACGATGCCTGCGCGGGGCGCGGCAAGTCCGTTCTGGCGCGCTGGCTGACCCAGGAAGCCGCCGCCGGGCGGCTCGATCTCGACGATCCCCGCCAGGCCGCCGGCATGCTGTTCGGCATGGTGATCGGCGAGCCCCATCACCGCATGCTGATCGGCGAAGGCCGGCCGCCGAGCCGGTCCGCGATCGAGACCCGCGTGCGCAAGGCCGTGGACATCTTCCTCCAGGGCGCGCAGCGCCGCTGA
- a CDS encoding TetR/AcrR family transcriptional regulator, which translates to MAEKVFVEQGYGAASMDEIAQDAGMSKKTLYQLFDTKEALFAAVITDRMLALGEGRSRRRRPCPSKRRSSTIFAKPAVSSCHRAMWRSCAC; encoded by the coding sequence GTGGCGGAGAAGGTTTTCGTCGAGCAGGGCTACGGCGCCGCCAGCATGGACGAGATCGCCCAGGACGCGGGCATGTCGAAGAAGACGCTTTATCAGCTCTTCGACACCAAGGAAGCGCTGTTCGCGGCCGTCATCACCGACCGCATGCTGGCGCTGGGCGAGGGGCGGAGCAGAAGGCGGCGGCCATGCCCTTCAAAGAGGCGGTCGTCGACTATCTTTGCGAAGCCAGCCGTTTCATCCTGTCACCGCGCCATGTGGCGCTCCTGCGCGTGCTGA